In a single window of the Olivibacter sp. SDN3 genome:
- a CDS encoding M56 family metallopeptidase — protein MNELFNNQDVSSALISAIGNTILHSLWQGVLLAILGGAILVFGRNLRPSVRYLLFLGALSLFLMSVIATFAGTFSVDTDMASREVTVNSSDGTLSGSPDRWTLSDLSEQIAYIFGSLSDYHGVIVLLWFIVVCIKGIRMSVSIYSIYRMKSYGLVPTELRWQRLVDRISDGLGIKQRVVIFESRLAKTPLIIGHLKPLVLFPISLVNSLSVEQVEAVLAHELAHVCRRDFLVNLLQSTVEVLFFFNPAVLWISSLIRAERENCCDDIAVAYTGSKSLYVNALVNCEEYNMTTPHLAMGLKGDRQLLINRVRRLLKRERPTLNLVERLVLATCLCCTMLVGVAFAINPITTYTQSRYPDIEWTQEEPRVQSDKIIEELVKRKLIPNIKNFRLRITNDALYVNGKRQSDEVHRRIMQRYVKNPNDRLNFTQTVKTD, from the coding sequence ATGAATGAATTATTTAACAATCAAGATGTCTCCAGCGCGCTGATAAGCGCAATCGGTAACACCATTCTGCATTCCCTGTGGCAGGGGGTGCTTTTGGCGATACTCGGCGGTGCTATCCTTGTCTTTGGCAGGAACTTGCGTCCTTCGGTAAGGTATCTGCTTTTCCTCGGTGCGCTTTCGCTTTTCCTGATGTCAGTTATCGCGACGTTTGCAGGCACATTCAGTGTAGATACCGATATGGCTTCAAGGGAAGTAACTGTTAATTCCTCCGATGGGACGCTCTCCGGGTCTCCAGATAGATGGACGCTGAGCGATCTGTCTGAGCAGATAGCCTATATATTCGGTTCGCTGAGCGACTACCACGGCGTCATCGTGTTGCTCTGGTTTATAGTAGTCTGTATCAAGGGTATCAGGATGTCCGTCAGCATCTATAGTATATATCGGATGAAGAGTTATGGCCTCGTACCGACCGAACTACGGTGGCAGCGCCTGGTGGATCGAATATCTGATGGACTTGGTATCAAGCAGCGGGTGGTCATCTTTGAATCCAGGCTAGCAAAAACGCCGCTTATTATCGGACATCTCAAACCTTTGGTGCTGTTTCCGATAAGTCTTGTCAACTCATTGAGTGTAGAACAGGTGGAAGCAGTGCTTGCTCACGAACTGGCGCATGTGTGCAGGAGGGATTTTCTTGTCAACTTATTGCAGAGCACGGTAGAAGTTCTTTTTTTTTTCAATCCGGCTGTACTGTGGATATCATCACTTATCCGGGCTGAGCGGGAGAATTGCTGTGACGACATTGCTGTTGCCTACACCGGTAGCAAGTCCTTATACGTAAATGCACTGGTAAATTGCGAGGAGTATAATATGACCACCCCTCATTTAGCTATGGGGCTAAAAGGCGATAGGCAGCTGTTGATAAACAGGGTGAGAAGGTTGCTTAAAAGAGAACGGCCTACGCTGAACTTGGTTGAGCGGCTCGTGCTGGCTACTTGCCTGTGCTGCACGATGCTGGTCGGGGTGGCCTTTGCCATCAATCCTATCACCACCTATACCCAATCCAGATACCCGGATATAGAATGGACACAGGAGGAACCGCGCGTACAGAGCGACAAAATTATCGAAGAACTCGTAAAACGGAAATTGATCCCCAACATCAAGAACTTCAGGTTGCGTATAACCAACGATGCTCTCTACGTTAATGGGAAACGACAATCGGATGAAGTCCACCGCCGTATCATGCAACGTTATGTAAAAAATCCTAACGACCGGCTCAACTTCACACAGACGGTAAAGACAGACTAA
- a CDS encoding NUDIX hydrolase — protein sequence MSDLITPWILLEEEDISPSAWYPLIKQKVQLPSGLVIDDYYLSPLGDVVQVLAITPQNQVVLTRQYKHGLGEILLELPGGMQQRDKTLLQSAIAELEEECGIKSTENDLKFICKFAINPTKLKQVTYGYILFNAEFNSTQKPDITENIEVVTLPAPEVLRMVEEGKIWVTDSMNLILMAARQYPHIFNS from the coding sequence ATGTCTGATTTAATTACACCTTGGATCCTTCTGGAAGAGGAGGACATCTCACCAAGTGCATGGTACCCGCTTATTAAACAAAAAGTACAACTACCAAGTGGACTGGTAATTGACGATTACTACCTGTCGCCCTTAGGTGATGTTGTACAGGTGCTGGCGATAACACCACAAAACCAAGTGGTGTTAACCCGTCAATACAAACACGGACTGGGAGAAATTCTATTAGAGCTTCCAGGAGGAATGCAGCAAAGAGATAAAACGCTTCTGCAATCGGCCATAGCAGAACTTGAAGAGGAATGTGGAATCAAAAGCACGGAGAATGATCTGAAATTCATCTGTAAATTTGCCATCAACCCCACAAAGCTTAAACAGGTAACCTACGGTTACATCCTGTTCAACGCGGAATTCAATTCAACGCAAAAACCTGATATTACCGAAAATATAGAAGTCGTAACACTGCCTGCCCCCGAAGTTCTTCGTATGGTTGAGGAAGGTAAGATTTGGGTAACGGATTCGATGAATTTAATCTTGATGGCTGCGAGACAATATCCTCATATCTTTAACAGTTGA
- a CDS encoding DUF4267 domain-containing protein yields the protein MKKILKKTAFTLTLLTGLLLVFIGGRFLFHPEAAETAFGISVPVHGNFSFHYIKGIRDLCAGAALMGLLLTGERRGVGVLLLAITPVPVVDLSLVLRAPNHIATALYPHLIAIVLGAALGIYYIFSTNKNQKHAAL from the coding sequence ATGAAAAAGATCTTAAAGAAAACTGCGTTTACACTTACTTTGTTGACAGGACTTTTACTCGTTTTCATTGGAGGAAGATTTCTTTTCCATCCCGAAGCTGCGGAAACAGCTTTTGGTATCAGCGTACCTGTTCATGGAAATTTCTCTTTTCACTACATAAAAGGGATACGTGACCTTTGCGCCGGTGCCGCGCTCATGGGATTGCTGCTGACCGGGGAAAGACGTGGAGTTGGCGTCCTTTTACTTGCCATTACGCCTGTACCGGTTGTGGATTTATCGTTGGTGTTGAGGGCCCCCAATCACATTGCCACAGCGCTATATCCACATCTGATTGCAATTGTTTTGGGCGCGGCGCTTGGTATCTATTATATTTTTTCAACCAATAAAAATCAGAAACATGCTGCTCTTTAA
- a CDS encoding CPBP family intramembrane glutamic endopeptidase encodes MDDHELRPLWRRFFDLNWKFGLFLILIICIPRFTLVLNANASANYGYIGLVMLISAIAPFVFLSRYGRKAVGITRPKKLLWLFYAFILGLIASIALYFLGEIIYGHSYENWYHYIGRSYNIPEVINSKDKAILFIIMASTGMIFSPIGEELFFRGIVHGSFEKSIGEKRATLVDSTAFALTHIAHFGLVFIDSEWRFLTMPTLLWVLSMFFVSLLFTICKKYSGSLLGAISCHSAFNLGMIYCIFYLI; translated from the coding sequence ATGGATGATCATGAATTAAGACCTTTATGGCGGCGCTTTTTCGATTTAAACTGGAAATTTGGGCTCTTCTTAATCCTCATCATTTGTATCCCACGGTTTACATTAGTATTAAATGCAAATGCTTCTGCAAACTATGGCTATATCGGCCTCGTAATGCTTATTTCAGCAATTGCACCTTTCGTCTTTCTGAGCAGATATGGCAGAAAAGCAGTTGGCATTACCAGACCTAAAAAATTGCTTTGGCTTTTTTATGCCTTTATTTTAGGACTAATAGCAAGTATCGCACTTTACTTTTTAGGAGAGATCATCTATGGACATTCTTATGAGAATTGGTACCATTATATCGGAAGGTCGTATAACATTCCGGAAGTCATAAATTCAAAAGATAAAGCGATACTTTTCATCATCATGGCGTCGACAGGCATGATCTTTAGCCCAATTGGAGAAGAACTGTTTTTCCGGGGAATTGTTCATGGAAGCTTCGAAAAATCGATAGGAGAAAAGAGAGCCACTCTTGTTGATAGTACTGCTTTTGCACTTACCCATATTGCTCATTTTGGGCTGGTATTTATCGATAGTGAATGGCGCTTTTTAACTATGCCGACGCTATTATGGGTACTGAGCATGTTTTTTGTTAGCCTGTTGTTCACGATCTGCAAAAAATATTCGGGCTCATTACTGGGAGCGATTAGCTGTCATTCGGCTTTTAACCTAGGTATGATTTACTGTATATTTTACTTGATATAA
- a CDS encoding AraC family transcriptional regulator — MKAAEEIIDFYKKKNLNIPSCFQWGTAHVDVMKVDTLKKRSEAISLLSFSRKNLYKIKLVQGKCKCHYADKTIEIEQYALVFVHPMVPFLLEEMQVPIKEYFCVFNDDFFSNFGNIKTYPVFQDHQFSVLSLSEKEYLEFETILDSMKSELSSDYEYRFDAVRNHIYALIHKALKMNGGYPKTVKMNGADSRITILFEELLALQFPLHAPSDHVKLRKPKDFAEQLSISINHLNKAVKCIRNRTTSEIITDRVLQEAKILLKITDWSASEIAYALGYETPSRFTYTFHKNVGMPPLAYRNENIR; from the coding sequence ATGAAAGCTGCGGAAGAAATAATAGACTTTTATAAAAAGAAGAATCTCAATATTCCTTCTTGTTTCCAATGGGGAACTGCGCATGTTGACGTAATGAAGGTTGACACACTAAAAAAAAGATCTGAAGCAATTTCGTTGCTCTCATTTTCAAGAAAAAACTTATATAAAATCAAGCTGGTTCAAGGTAAATGCAAATGTCATTATGCAGATAAAACTATTGAAATAGAGCAATACGCTCTGGTCTTTGTTCATCCAATGGTACCTTTCCTTCTTGAAGAAATGCAGGTGCCTATAAAAGAGTATTTTTGTGTCTTCAACGATGACTTTTTCAGCAACTTTGGAAATATTAAAACGTATCCGGTTTTTCAAGATCATCAGTTTAGTGTACTTAGCTTATCGGAAAAAGAGTATCTGGAGTTTGAAACGATATTAGATAGTATGAAATCAGAGCTTTCTTCTGACTATGAGTATAGATTTGATGCCGTTCGCAATCACATTTATGCGCTTATTCATAAGGCCTTAAAAATGAACGGCGGTTATCCAAAAACAGTAAAAATGAACGGTGCAGACAGCAGGATAACCATACTTTTTGAAGAATTATTGGCGTTACAGTTTCCTCTGCATGCTCCCTCTGATCATGTAAAACTGAGAAAGCCTAAGGATTTCGCAGAGCAGCTTTCAATATCAATCAATCATTTAAATAAAGCTGTTAAATGTATTCGAAATAGAACAACTTCAGAAATCATTACGGATAGAGTTTTGCAAGAAGCCAAAATATTGTTAAAAATTACCGATTGGTCAGCCTCAGAAATTGCCTACGCCTTGGGTTACGAAACCCCCTCAAGATTTACCTATACCTTCCATAAAAATGTGGGTATGCCTCCTTTGGCATATAGAAATGAAAATATCCGTTAA
- a CDS encoding outer membrane beta-barrel protein, whose translation MHNILIKAIAVTGLLWHTFALNAQESNGKIQGRVLDNKSNPLISASIVLVREADSSAVRTVATDGQGRYRFDKIEPGDYRVAVSYLGNERYISGLLRLEAGAAMPVPDIEVVESATVLEEVSIVQTEPYITQKIDRTVVNVEALISNAGTTALDVLERTPGVRVDPNGTINLGGKVGVMVYVDERPTYMSGEELANFLRSMPASSLEKIEVMTNPPANYDAAGDAGILNILTKKARGEGFTAGLELGLVQHRHTASNNSLNFSFSGNRFRMHGNVGYVVQNGFADVSISRRFLEGKTVTSSFNQFSAIRRPGRGLLSTVNAEYSITERSTLGIVLGGTFARPDRENPNQNTITDGDGMLDSTLVAENSEKGSLDNMSVNLNYRRKFDKDRHDFAVDADYLNFHINRDQWFNNSGIQNDGQLTFFEQLSGQLGANIDIYAAKADYRYPLAENFLLALGVKSSFTKTVNIADYFFVEDGIYEPDFDKTNSFNYQENINAAYVNMNADYERLSIQLGLRVENTLASGHQLGNAMRSDSSFNRNYTGLFPTVFMLYKLDSLAERQLRFSYGRRLERPYYQDLNPFLTPIDHFTYTVGNPYLEPSFSNKVELSYIYKGMITTSIGYSDTRNLVTETIEIVDETYYSRPNNIGRTIVWNAAVDAGFSPAPWLDVQLRGEVARLHAKGSFYTGVLDNTGYNGYLQGMVGVGLGKGWRIQTDGHYQTDITQAQFVYGSKWGLNAGVSKKLSERASFRLGVSDIFYTNINRGIINDLRNTQAEYRNIGDSRRVQAAFSYRFGKSGVYRPSREDDSAGEERNRVKL comes from the coding sequence ATGCACAACATTTTAATCAAAGCCATTGCCGTGACAGGGCTTTTATGGCACACTTTTGCCCTGAACGCACAGGAATCTAACGGCAAGATCCAGGGACGCGTACTGGATAATAAAAGCAATCCGTTGATATCTGCTAGCATAGTACTGGTGAGGGAAGCAGATTCTTCAGCCGTTCGTACAGTGGCCACAGATGGACAGGGACGGTACCGGTTTGACAAGATAGAACCCGGAGATTACCGGGTAGCTGTTAGTTACCTCGGTAATGAACGGTATATTTCGGGGCTGCTTCGCCTTGAAGCGGGTGCTGCCATGCCTGTGCCCGACATTGAGGTCGTGGAATCAGCCACGGTTTTGGAAGAAGTCAGCATCGTACAGACAGAACCCTATATCACGCAGAAAATAGACAGAACGGTTGTAAATGTGGAGGCACTAATCAGCAATGCAGGCACGACGGCATTGGATGTGCTCGAACGGACACCGGGTGTAAGGGTTGACCCCAACGGTACCATTAATCTGGGGGGAAAGGTGGGAGTGATGGTATATGTCGACGAACGTCCCACCTACATGTCTGGAGAGGAACTCGCCAATTTCCTGAGGTCAATGCCGGCCTCGTCCCTCGAAAAAATTGAAGTGATGACGAATCCTCCTGCCAACTATGATGCCGCAGGTGATGCGGGTATACTCAATATACTGACGAAGAAAGCACGTGGTGAGGGGTTCACCGCTGGATTGGAACTCGGATTGGTGCAACATCGCCACACCGCTTCAAACAATAGTCTGAATTTCAGCTTTTCGGGCAACAGATTCAGGATGCATGGAAATGTGGGTTACGTCGTCCAGAACGGATTCGCCGATGTGAGCATTTCCAGGCGGTTTCTCGAAGGCAAAACTGTCACTTCTTCCTTTAACCAATTTTCAGCCATCCGCAGGCCCGGGCGGGGTCTGCTTTCAACGGTGAACGCTGAATATAGTATTACAGAAAGATCTACGTTAGGCATTGTCCTCGGTGGAACTTTTGCCCGGCCAGACAGGGAAAACCCCAACCAGAATACCATAACAGACGGCGACGGGATGCTGGATTCCACTTTGGTGGCTGAAAATTCCGAAAAGGGGAGTTTGGATAACATGAGCGTCAACCTCAACTATAGACGTAAATTCGATAAAGACCGGCATGACTTTGCCGTAGATGCGGACTACCTGAATTTTCACATAAACAGGGATCAATGGTTCAATAACAGTGGTATACAGAACGATGGGCAACTAACGTTTTTCGAGCAGCTTAGCGGACAGCTCGGTGCCAACATCGATATCTACGCTGCAAAAGCCGACTACCGATATCCTTTGGCGGAAAACTTTCTGCTTGCTTTGGGAGTGAAGTCAAGCTTTACTAAAACGGTAAACATAGCGGATTATTTCTTTGTGGAAGATGGTATTTATGAGCCGGATTTTGATAAGACAAACAGTTTCAATTATCAGGAAAATATCAACGCTGCCTATGTCAACATGAACGCCGATTACGAACGCCTGAGTATCCAGTTGGGGCTGCGGGTGGAAAACACGCTAGCCTCCGGGCACCAGCTGGGGAATGCTATGCGATCCGACTCATCTTTCAACCGAAATTATACTGGGCTTTTTCCCACGGTCTTCATGCTTTATAAACTGGATAGTTTAGCCGAAAGGCAGTTGCGATTCAGCTATGGCCGCCGATTGGAACGACCGTATTACCAAGACCTCAATCCCTTTCTGACTCCTATTGACCACTTTACCTACACGGTGGGCAACCCGTACCTTGAGCCCTCATTCTCCAACAAGGTGGAGCTTAGTTATATCTACAAGGGTATGATCACCACGAGCATAGGATACAGCGATACGCGGAACTTAGTTACGGAAACCATCGAGATCGTCGACGAAACGTATTACAGCAGGCCGAACAACATCGGGAGGACAATCGTCTGGAATGCCGCTGTTGATGCAGGCTTCAGTCCAGCGCCCTGGCTTGACGTACAACTACGTGGTGAAGTAGCAAGACTGCATGCCAAAGGCAGCTTTTATACAGGTGTTCTGGATAACACAGGCTATAATGGCTATTTACAGGGGATGGTAGGTGTTGGACTTGGCAAAGGGTGGCGTATCCAAACCGATGGGCATTACCAGACCGATATCACGCAAGCGCAGTTTGTTTATGGAAGCAAATGGGGGCTGAACGCTGGTGTATCCAAGAAACTATCCGAGAGGGCTTCCTTCCGATTGGGCGTGTCTGATATTTTCTATACCAACATCAATCGTGGTATCATAAATGATCTACGTAACACCCAGGCTGAGTATAGGAATATCGGAGACAGTAGGCGTGTTCAGGCGGCATTTAGTTACAGGTTCGGTAAATCAGGCGTATACAGACCAAGTCGTGAGGACGACAGCGCAGGGGAGGAAAGAAACCGTGTCAAATTGTAA
- a CDS encoding BamA/TamA family outer membrane protein: MLLSRATFWITWFLLFVCFLFPLTIQAQKQTSSDTSALLAVNGGKAVQYLNGTFIVSDVLTNEKVSAIKGIHQQAPYFCGISDNGRWLLYSIKTKTEKDTYVHDLTSNGELKQVLPFALESAAFTSDGSKVFFIHSKTFWKSHLAAYDTEHWQLLAMRTVADLTNSIAVNADGSTLLTAARSIVKEIDPQTLKTQKVHWETSRLTDLVYSPTDPHQFASINHKNIIEVRNLLQDRVTHTIRAGAGKIEQVVYTPDGRRLISLDDAGNLAAWNLNDSLKQISLEGVQAFGGFDGRRLRVLKEDWLAIDYGAVKTGSNNLEGAQPDTAFLTGSTRKVGMVPIPIIDYSPENNLLLGFGMSFVFNNHDEAPSPSQPFFRPSVLTPSISFGFKGQLQAGLKADYFSERGWHFFNQVGFLRNNRSYFFGLGRGADDEHRTLYRNNIFSWEGGLTKAIGQRFFAGMKYHIRNDSQLDFDESAPIAVPNSNGGFLAGVGPVLRLDSRNDLFFPTGGYYVDMSFTHYGKWLGSDYGYNDLRFDYRGFHSLPILTTGTTLAVQALYHATFNGDAPFYQLPYLSADRILRGVWRNLYIDKQAVALQTELRSNFSNIDPRYGYVLFAGAGDVAPNLFKGYNPDITGVFGVGLRQQVTPKLKLQSSVDFSVTTKGDIGIFGGMGLTF; this comes from the coding sequence ATGTTATTATCACGTGCCACTTTCTGGATTACCTGGTTCCTGTTGTTTGTGTGTTTCTTGTTCCCATTAACCATTCAAGCACAAAAACAGACCAGTAGTGATACATCTGCCCTGCTGGCTGTAAATGGGGGGAAGGCTGTGCAATATCTGAATGGAACCTTTATCGTGTCAGATGTTTTGACGAATGAAAAAGTCAGTGCTATAAAAGGCATTCATCAGCAAGCGCCTTACTTTTGCGGCATCAGTGACAACGGCAGGTGGTTGCTTTATTCCATCAAAACCAAAACGGAAAAAGACACCTATGTACATGATTTAACCAGTAACGGCGAATTAAAACAGGTATTGCCGTTTGCACTCGAATCTGCAGCCTTTACCAGTGACGGAAGTAAGGTCTTTTTTATCCATTCGAAAACATTTTGGAAGTCACACCTTGCTGCTTACGACACGGAGCATTGGCAGTTGTTAGCGATGCGCACTGTTGCCGACCTGACCAACAGTATAGCGGTGAACGCAGACGGTTCAACATTGCTCACCGCAGCGAGGTCAATTGTGAAAGAGATTGACCCACAAACACTGAAAACACAGAAAGTGCATTGGGAAACTTCCAGGCTGACAGATTTAGTGTACAGTCCCACGGATCCGCATCAGTTTGCCAGTATCAACCATAAGAACATTATTGAGGTTAGGAACCTTTTGCAGGATCGTGTGACCCATACGATCCGTGCTGGTGCCGGGAAAATCGAACAAGTGGTTTACACACCCGATGGTCGCCGCTTGATAAGTCTGGATGATGCAGGAAACCTTGCCGCCTGGAACCTGAATGACAGCTTGAAGCAAATAAGTTTGGAAGGAGTGCAAGCGTTTGGTGGATTTGATGGGCGTCGATTGAGGGTGTTAAAGGAAGACTGGCTTGCTATCGATTATGGAGCGGTGAAGACTGGGAGCAATAACTTAGAAGGGGCTCAACCTGATACGGCCTTTCTAACAGGCTCGACAAGAAAAGTAGGCATGGTGCCTATACCTATTATTGATTACAGTCCCGAAAACAATCTGCTGCTGGGTTTTGGAATGAGCTTTGTTTTCAATAATCATGATGAAGCTCCATCGCCAAGTCAACCTTTTTTTCGTCCGTCGGTGCTAACACCTTCCATATCCTTTGGTTTCAAAGGGCAATTACAGGCCGGCCTGAAGGCCGATTATTTCAGTGAACGTGGATGGCACTTCTTCAACCAAGTAGGGTTTCTTCGAAACAACCGGTCGTATTTTTTTGGATTGGGTAGAGGAGCTGATGACGAACACCGTACGCTTTACCGTAACAATATTTTTTCATGGGAAGGTGGGTTGACAAAAGCTATCGGCCAGCGCTTCTTTGCAGGGATGAAGTATCACATCCGAAATGATAGTCAATTAGACTTTGACGAATCCGCACCTATCGCGGTTCCCAACAGTAATGGTGGCTTTTTAGCGGGTGTGGGGCCTGTGCTCCGTCTTGATAGTCGTAACGATCTGTTCTTCCCAACTGGGGGCTACTACGTGGACATGTCCTTTACGCATTATGGTAAATGGCTTGGGAGTGACTATGGATACAACGACCTGCGGTTTGACTACCGCGGATTCCATTCGCTCCCGATACTGACGACAGGTACTACACTGGCCGTTCAGGCTTTGTATCACGCAACGTTTAATGGAGATGCCCCTTTTTACCAATTGCCTTATTTATCGGCCGACCGTATTTTGCGTGGTGTTTGGCGCAACCTGTATATTGATAAGCAGGCAGTGGCGTTGCAGACAGAACTAAGATCGAATTTCAGCAATATCGACCCACGGTATGGCTATGTATTGTTTGCGGGAGCTGGTGACGTAGCGCCCAATCTTTTTAAGGGATATAACCCGGATATCACCGGGGTGTTTGGTGTGGGACTACGGCAGCAAGTTACTCCAAAGCTGAAACTTCAGTCGAGTGTTGACTTCTCTGTTACTACTAAAGGCGATATCGGTATCTTTGGGGGTATGGGTTTAACATTCTGA
- a CDS encoding Dyp-type peroxidase, translating into MSTNSQNVLDYPNNNTIFMVWNFKKDAAIRDTFKSLCALMSNLNNSANVRFPNAKASVVMGIGYNAWHLLGLPEPLPKEFEEFVPIVGSKHTAVATDGDLHFHIRADETSFCIDVASAISEAITGVAESIEEIHGFRYWDSRSILGFVDGTENPHGTDRQYFGTIGEEDPYYKGGSYLFVQKYIHDLKAWRSLPVSDQEKIIGRSKADDIEMPDDVKPSNAHSALANVGDDFKIVRDNMPFGSVSTNEMGTYFIAYASSFSTVKKMLTNMFIGSPEGNYDRILDFSTPKTGTLFFVPTFDMLDKFSE; encoded by the coding sequence ATGAGTACCAATTCACAGAATGTATTAGATTATCCCAATAACAATACCATTTTTATGGTATGGAATTTTAAAAAAGATGCCGCTATTCGGGATACTTTCAAAAGTCTTTGCGCATTGATGAGCAATCTTAACAATTCTGCCAATGTACGCTTTCCTAACGCCAAAGCCAGTGTAGTAATGGGTATTGGTTATAATGCATGGCATTTATTGGGATTACCAGAGCCTCTTCCAAAAGAATTTGAAGAATTTGTCCCTATTGTTGGAAGCAAGCACACCGCTGTGGCGACCGATGGGGATTTACATTTTCATATCCGTGCCGATGAAACCAGTTTTTGTATTGATGTAGCATCAGCTATTTCGGAGGCCATAACGGGAGTTGCAGAAAGCATTGAAGAAATCCATGGGTTTAGGTACTGGGACAGTCGCAGCATTTTGGGTTTTGTAGATGGTACCGAGAACCCACACGGCACCGATAGACAATATTTTGGAACTATCGGCGAGGAAGACCCTTATTATAAAGGCGGGAGCTATCTTTTTGTCCAAAAATATATACACGATTTGAAAGCTTGGAGATCTTTGCCGGTGAGTGACCAGGAAAAGATAATCGGCAGGTCAAAAGCTGATGATATTGAAATGCCCGATGATGTGAAACCTTCCAACGCGCATTCGGCACTTGCGAATGTGGGAGACGACTTCAAAATTGTGCGTGACAATATGCCTTTTGGAAGTGTATCTACTAACGAAATGGGAACATATTTTATCGCTTACGCAAGTTCATTCAGCACGGTAAAAAAGATGCTTACTAATATGTTTATCGGTTCGCCGGAAGGCAACTATGATAGGATATTAGATTTCAGCACTCCAAAAACCGGAACTTTATTTTTTGTACCGACTTTTGATATGTTGGATAAATTCAGTGAATAA
- a CDS encoding BlaI/MecI/CopY family transcriptional regulator: MKNELTKAELEILRMLWKLGSSTVRQVNDAINEEREVNYTSTLKLMQIMHEKGILQRDASQMKHVYKPAEAEDKTKESLLDNFVDTIYDGSPSKLVMQLMGGRKTSKQDLDAIKDMLRKLDGQ; this comes from the coding sequence ATGAAAAACGAACTTACAAAAGCCGAACTGGAAATCCTGAGGATGTTGTGGAAGCTCGGATCTTCTACTGTGAGGCAGGTCAACGACGCCATCAACGAAGAGCGTGAGGTAAACTATACTTCCACGCTGAAGCTGATGCAGATCATGCATGAGAAAGGCATACTGCAACGGGATGCCAGCCAGATGAAACATGTCTACAAACCAGCGGAAGCCGAAGACAAAACCAAAGAGAGCTTGTTAGACAATTTCGTAGACACAATTTATGACGGTTCCCCGAGCAAGTTAGTGATGCAACTGATGGGGGGGCGCAAGACGTCAAAACAGGATTTGGACGCAATTAAGGATATGCTTAGAAAGTTGGATGGGCAATAA
- a CDS encoding Crp/Fnr family transcriptional regulator, with amino-acid sequence MEDQQKQSATYDRLMQSIALFIRTNEEEKKIIPSLFVPRQYGKNDYFLRQGDVCRHVGFINQGLIRYYMVKDSGEELTLDFGKETEFTCNYESFLDQSVSAVSIQCLEPSEILVISYENLQLLYDKVTQGQKFGRLICEQLYIHAMKKVRSFYADEPEERYLQFTHQYPGLQQRVPQYHIASFVGVKPPSLSRIRKRLSSFS; translated from the coding sequence ATGGAAGATCAGCAAAAGCAATCAGCTACATATGACCGGCTTATGCAATCAATTGCTTTATTTATCCGGACAAATGAGGAGGAAAAAAAAATAATACCGTCCCTTTTCGTGCCTAGGCAATATGGCAAAAACGACTATTTTCTGCGCCAGGGAGACGTGTGCAGGCACGTAGGTTTCATCAACCAAGGACTGATACGTTACTACATGGTCAAAGACTCGGGAGAAGAATTAACACTTGACTTCGGGAAAGAGACCGAATTTACCTGTAATTACGAAAGTTTTCTCGATCAATCTGTCTCCGCAGTAAGTATCCAGTGTCTGGAACCTTCGGAAATTTTAGTGATTTCTTATGAGAATCTGCAACTTCTTTATGATAAAGTAACGCAAGGGCAAAAATTCGGTAGGCTCATTTGTGAACAGCTGTATATACATGCGATGAAAAAAGTCAGATCGTTTTACGCAGACGAACCCGAGGAAAGGTATCTTCAATTTACCCATCAATATCCGGGCCTTCAGCAGCGCGTACCACAGTATCATATCGCCTCTTTTGTGGGGGTAAAGCCCCCTTCGTTAAGTCGCATACGGAAACGACTATCATCATTTAGTTGA